A single window of Granulicella sibirica DNA harbors:
- a CDS encoding NAD(P)-dependent oxidoreductase, with product MKVLVIGAAGKTGRLVAERALAAGHQVTGLVHSDDPKEEEKHPYPAGMEVVHGDVRNPSRLETAMEGHNAVIDTLGGKTPFKETDLESSAARVVIEVMGKVGAKRLIVISVLGVGDSKEQAGFFYEHLMMPTFLRGALKDKEAMEEEVKRSGLEWVLVRPPVLSDSDATGSVKVVPAGEMAHKITRGDLAQFLVEQLTSDVYLEQAVTVANS from the coding sequence ATGAAGGTTCTGGTGATTGGAGCGGCGGGAAAGACGGGCAGGCTGGTAGCGGAACGGGCGCTGGCGGCAGGACACCAGGTAACGGGACTCGTCCACAGCGACGATCCGAAGGAGGAAGAGAAGCATCCTTATCCGGCGGGGATGGAGGTCGTGCATGGGGATGTCAGGAACCCGTCGCGGCTTGAGACGGCGATGGAAGGTCACAATGCAGTGATTGACACGCTGGGTGGGAAGACGCCGTTCAAGGAGACGGACCTAGAGTCGAGTGCAGCCAGGGTGGTGATCGAGGTGATGGGCAAGGTAGGAGCGAAGCGGCTGATCGTGATCTCAGTGCTTGGGGTTGGTGACAGCAAGGAGCAGGCGGGATTCTTCTACGAGCACCTGATGATGCCGACGTTCCTGCGTGGGGCTCTGAAAGACAAGGAAGCGATGGAAGAAGAGGTCAAAAGGAGCGGGCTGGAGTGGGTGCTGGTGCGACCGCCGGTGTTGAGCGACTCGGACGCGACCGGGTCGGTGAAGGTCGTTCCGGCGGGAGAGATGGCCCATAAGATCACGCGTGGGGATCTGGCGCAGTTTCTCGTGGAACAACTGACGAGTGATGTGTATCTGGAACAGGCCGTCACGGTTGCAAACAGCTAG